From a region of the Streptomyces caniferus genome:
- the rplU gene encoding 50S ribosomal protein L21, which yields MYAIVRTGGRQQKVAVGDVIEVDRISTSKVGDTVELSTLLVVDGDAVTSDPWVLAGVKVQGEVVDHHKGDKIRIQKYKNKTGYKKRIGHRQLHTALKITGIDAPAK from the coding sequence GTGTACGCGATCGTGCGCACCGGCGGACGCCAGCAGAAGGTTGCTGTTGGCGACGTCATCGAGGTAGACCGCATTTCCACCAGCAAGGTCGGCGACACCGTCGAGCTCTCCACGCTGCTGGTCGTCGATGGTGACGCGGTCACCAGCGACCCGTGGGTCCTGGCCGGCGTGAAGGTCCAGGGCGAGGTCGTCGACCACCACAAGGGCGACAAGATCCGGATCCAGAAGTACAAGAACAAGACCGGTTACAAGAAGCGGATCGGCCACCGCCAGCTCCACACGGCGCTGAAGATCACCGGCATCGACGCTCCGGCGAAGTAA
- a CDS encoding GNAT family N-acetyltransferase, protein MSPQLIAPTVAVHDSFLAAMEEFRADGAEQVPYSNLARELSTWATRWPTAAGFAEYVDMVGGTPDEERPDGVVPRTTRWWVADGSYLGRVTFRHRLTDELLHYGGHIGYAVRPGARRRGHATAMLRAALPIARHELGIDPVLVTCDHTNTGSRRVIEACGGIFEDQRGERLRYWIHAPATATGQ, encoded by the coding sequence ATGTCGCCGCAGCTCATCGCCCCCACCGTTGCCGTCCATGACTCGTTCCTCGCCGCGATGGAGGAGTTCCGTGCCGATGGCGCGGAGCAGGTTCCTTACTCCAACCTCGCCCGCGAGCTGAGCACTTGGGCCACCCGTTGGCCGACCGCGGCGGGATTCGCCGAGTACGTCGACATGGTCGGCGGCACACCGGACGAGGAACGCCCCGACGGCGTGGTCCCCAGGACCACCCGGTGGTGGGTGGCGGACGGCAGCTACCTGGGGCGGGTCACGTTCCGGCACCGCCTCACCGACGAACTCCTCCACTACGGCGGCCATATCGGCTACGCCGTGCGCCCCGGCGCCCGCCGCCGCGGCCATGCCACCGCCATGCTGCGCGCCGCACTGCCGATCGCCCGTCACGAACTGGGCATCGACCCGGTGCTGGTCACCTGCGACCACACCAACACCGGCTCGCGTAGGGTCATCGAGGCCTGCGGCGGGATCTTCGAGGACCAGCGGGGCGAGCGGCTGCGCTACTGGATCCACGCCCCCGCGACCGCCACCGGACAGTAG
- a CDS encoding TIGR03936 family radical SAM-associated protein has product MQRIRLRYTKRGRLRFTSHRDFQRAFERALRRAEVPMAYSAGFTPHPKVSYANAAPTGTGSEAEYLEIQLAAHRDPETLRALLDESLPDGLDVTDAVEARTSGLADRLQASVWEIRLDGVEAQTAERAVEAFLAADEVQVERRTKNGIRTFDARAAVARLEAAGHDSDRPDGKACAILRLVVRHLTPAVRPDDVLSGLRATADLAPPVPAAVTRLAQGLLDEETGAVTDPLAPDRDAATAAPPTAAGLSAAKATSGASPAAGEGTA; this is encoded by the coding sequence GTGCAGCGCATCCGACTGCGCTACACCAAGCGCGGCCGCCTCCGGTTCACCAGCCACCGCGACTTCCAGCGCGCTTTCGAGCGGGCGCTGCGCCGCGCCGAGGTCCCCATGGCCTATTCCGCGGGCTTCACCCCGCACCCCAAGGTGTCGTACGCCAACGCCGCCCCGACCGGTACGGGCAGCGAGGCCGAGTATCTGGAGATCCAGCTCGCCGCGCACCGCGATCCGGAAACCCTGCGCGCCCTCCTCGACGAGTCGCTGCCGGACGGACTCGATGTGACCGACGCGGTCGAGGCCCGCACCAGCGGCCTGGCCGACCGGCTCCAGGCCTCGGTCTGGGAGATCCGGCTCGACGGGGTCGAGGCGCAGACGGCCGAGCGCGCCGTCGAGGCGTTCCTCGCCGCGGACGAGGTGCAGGTCGAGCGGCGTACGAAAAACGGCATCCGGACCTTCGACGCGCGAGCCGCTGTGGCGCGTCTGGAGGCCGCCGGCCACGACAGCGATAGGCCCGACGGCAAAGCCTGTGCGATACTGCGGCTGGTTGTTCGGCATCTGACACCTGCCGTTCGACCCGACGACGTCCTGTCCGGCCTCCGAGCTACGGCCGACCTGGCGCCGCCGGTCCCCGCAGCGGTGACCAGGCTGGCGCAGGGGCTGCTCGATGAGGAGACCGGCGCGGTGACTGACCCGCTAGCGCCCGACCGCGACGCTGCCACGGCCGCCCCACCCACGGCCGCCGGGCTGAGTGCCGCGAAGGCGACGAGTGGGGCCTCCCCGGCAGCCGGGGAAGGTACTGCGTAG
- a CDS encoding TIGR03960 family B12-binding radical SAM protein, translated as MSAESVFPQLEALLPHVQKPIQYVGGELNSTVKDWDSCDVRWSLMYPDAYEVGLPNQGVMILYEVLNEREGVLAERTYSVWPDLEALMREHHVPQFTVDGHRPVGAFDVLGVSFSTELGYTNLLTALDLSGIPMESKDRTEDHPIVLAGGHAAFNPEPIADFLDCAVVGDGEQAVLEITEIIRAWKAEDRPGGRDELLFRLAKTGSVYVPKFYDVEYLADGRISRVVPNRSGVPWRVSKHTVMDLDEWPYPKQPLVPLAETVHERMSVEIFRGCTRGCRFCQAGMITRPVRERSITGIGDMVDKGLKATGFEEVGLLSLSSADHTEIGDIAKGLADRYEEDKIGLSLPSTRVDAFNVDLANELTRNGRRSGLTFAPEGGSERMRKVINKMVSEEDLIRTVSTAYGNGWRQVKLYFMCGLPTETDEDVLQIGDMAVKVIAEGRKASGQNDIRCTVSIGGFVPKPHTPFQWAPQLSAEETDARLEKLRDKIRGDKKYGRSIGFRYHDGKPGIVEGLLSRGDRRVGSVIRAVYEGGGRFDGWREHFSYDRWMKAAEETLPAFGVDVAWYTTREREYEEVLPWDHLDSGLDKDWLWEDWQDSLDETEVEDCRWTPCFDCGVCPQMDTEIQIGPTGKKLLPLTVVK; from the coding sequence ATGTCTGCCGAGTCGGTCTTCCCGCAGCTCGAGGCCCTGCTCCCGCATGTGCAGAAGCCCATTCAGTACGTCGGCGGTGAGCTGAACTCCACCGTCAAGGACTGGGACTCCTGTGACGTGCGGTGGTCGCTCATGTATCCGGACGCCTACGAGGTCGGTCTGCCCAACCAGGGCGTCATGATCCTCTACGAGGTCCTCAACGAACGCGAGGGCGTGCTCGCCGAGCGTACGTACAGCGTGTGGCCGGACCTCGAAGCGCTGATGCGCGAGCACCACGTCCCGCAGTTCACGGTCGACGGGCACCGTCCCGTCGGCGCGTTCGACGTGCTCGGCGTCTCCTTCTCGACCGAGCTGGGGTACACCAACCTCCTCACGGCCCTGGACCTCTCGGGTATCCCGATGGAGTCCAAGGACCGCACGGAGGACCACCCAATCGTCCTCGCGGGCGGCCACGCGGCCTTCAACCCCGAGCCGATCGCGGACTTCCTGGACTGCGCGGTCGTGGGCGACGGCGAGCAGGCGGTGCTGGAGATCACCGAGATCATCCGCGCCTGGAAGGCCGAGGACCGGCCCGGCGGCCGCGACGAGCTGCTGTTCCGCCTCGCGAAGACCGGCAGCGTGTACGTCCCCAAGTTCTACGACGTCGAGTACCTGGCCGACGGGCGGATCTCCCGCGTCGTGCCGAACCGCTCCGGCGTCCCGTGGCGGGTGTCCAAGCACACCGTCATGGACCTGGACGAGTGGCCCTACCCCAAGCAGCCGCTCGTCCCCCTGGCCGAGACCGTCCACGAGCGGATGTCGGTCGAGATCTTCCGTGGCTGCACCCGCGGCTGCCGTTTCTGCCAGGCCGGCATGATCACGCGCCCTGTACGGGAGCGAAGCATCACCGGCATCGGCGACATGGTGGACAAGGGGCTGAAGGCCACGGGATTCGAGGAGGTCGGCCTGTTGTCGCTGTCCTCCGCGGACCACACCGAGATCGGCGACATCGCCAAGGGGCTCGCCGACCGGTACGAGGAAGACAAGATCGGTCTGTCGCTCCCGTCGACCCGCGTCGACGCCTTCAACGTCGATCTTGCCAACGAGCTGACGCGCAACGGCCGTCGCTCCGGTCTGACCTTCGCGCCCGAGGGCGGCTCGGAGCGGATGCGCAAGGTCATCAACAAGATGGTCTCCGAAGAGGACCTGATCAGGACCGTCTCGACGGCCTACGGCAACGGCTGGCGGCAGGTGAAGCTCTACTTCATGTGCGGTCTGCCGACCGAGACCGACGAGGACGTGCTCCAGATCGGTGACATGGCGGTCAAGGTCATCGCCGAGGGCCGCAAGGCCTCCGGGCAGAACGACATCCGCTGCACGGTCTCCATCGGCGGCTTCGTCCCCAAGCCGCACACCCCCTTCCAGTGGGCGCCGCAGCTGTCGGCGGAGGAGACGGACGCCCGTCTCGAAAAGCTCCGGGACAAGATCCGCGGCGACAAGAAGTACGGCCGCTCCATCGGCTTCCGCTACCACGACGGCAAGCCCGGCATCGTCGAGGGCCTGCTCTCGCGCGGCGACCGCCGCGTCGGCTCGGTCATCCGCGCCGTCTACGAGGGCGGCGGCCGCTTCGACGGCTGGCGCGAGCACTTCTCCTACGACCGCTGGATGAAGGCCGCCGAGGAGACGCTGCCCGCGTTCGGCGTGGACGTCGCCTGGTACACCACCCGCGAGCGGGAGTACGAGGAGGTCCTGCCCTGGGACCACCTGGACTCCGGTCTCGACAAGGACTGGCTCTGGGAGGACTGGCAGGACTCGCTCGACGAGACCGAGGTCGAGGACTGCCGCTGGACCCCGTGCTTCGACTGCGGCGTCTGCCCGCAGATGGACACCGAGATCCAGATCGGCCCCACCGGCAAGAAGCTGCTGCCCCTGACCGTCGTCAAGTAG
- a CDS encoding CYTH and CHAD domain-containing protein — MADTVREIERKYEVDDDAQLPDLAGAGRVATVGQAVTEDLDALYYDTPDQRLAADHITLRRRTGGKDAGWHLKLPVAPGVRDEVRAPLSDAPPPELTALVRSRVLDREPVPLVRLRTRRMVRVLRDAAGTPLAELAVDEVRAQRAGESATAGAGPAGARWREIEVELLGDGDPAVLDEVGRALVAAGARPAAAESKLARALAETGLDRDRPAPPGAGPDAPRPRSSGRRGGRGNGKAKAKSKAKSKSKAKGAGKKQAPTAGDVVLRYVHEQVRVIIELDPAVRRDLPDSVHRMRVATRRLRSVFRSYTKVLDRAVTLPIGLELKWLAAELGVDRDREVLAARLQSALAEVPRTLRLGPVAARLRIWSERRRAGSRREVLSVLDGPRYLSLLKSLDALLEAPPLRPGADRPAPEIVGAAVLKDYRRLARRVEAALAAPAGRKRDEALHGARKAAKRTRYAAEAARPALGRPAKKFARRIKRVQQLLGDHQDSVVARGALRELATQAHKAGEGGFTFGLLHGREEARAADRERELPRLWKKVSRRKHRAALRP, encoded by the coding sequence ATGGCGGACACCGTGCGGGAAATCGAACGGAAGTACGAGGTCGACGACGACGCGCAGCTCCCGGATCTGGCAGGCGCCGGCCGGGTCGCCACCGTGGGACAGGCGGTCACCGAGGACCTGGACGCCCTCTACTACGACACCCCTGACCAACGGCTCGCCGCCGACCACATCACGCTGCGCAGGCGCACCGGCGGCAAGGACGCGGGCTGGCACCTCAAGCTGCCGGTCGCGCCGGGTGTACGCGACGAGGTGCGGGCACCGCTGTCCGACGCGCCGCCCCCGGAGCTGACCGCCCTCGTCCGGTCGCGGGTGCTGGACCGGGAGCCGGTCCCCCTCGTACGGCTGCGGACGCGCCGCATGGTCCGGGTGCTGCGGGACGCCGCGGGCACCCCGCTCGCGGAGCTGGCGGTGGACGAGGTGCGTGCGCAACGGGCGGGGGAGTCCGCAACGGCGGGCGCGGGGCCGGCCGGGGCCCGGTGGCGCGAGATCGAGGTGGAGCTGCTCGGGGACGGCGACCCGGCAGTGCTGGACGAGGTCGGCAGGGCGCTGGTCGCGGCGGGCGCGCGCCCCGCAGCGGCGGAGTCGAAGCTGGCGCGGGCGCTGGCCGAGACGGGCCTGGACCGCGACCGGCCCGCACCCCCCGGCGCGGGGCCGGACGCGCCGCGCCCCCGGAGCTCCGGCCGGCGTGGCGGCAGGGGGAACGGCAAGGCCAAGGCCAAGAGCAAGGCCAAGAGCAAGAGCAAGGCCAAGGGCGCGGGGAAGAAGCAGGCGCCCACCGCCGGGGACGTGGTGCTCCGGTACGTCCATGAGCAGGTGCGGGTGATCATCGAGCTGGATCCGGCGGTGCGCCGCGACCTGCCCGACTCGGTGCACCGGATGCGGGTCGCCACCCGTCGGCTGCGCAGCGTCTTCCGTTCGTACACGAAGGTGCTCGACCGCGCCGTCACCCTGCCCATCGGCCTGGAACTCAAGTGGCTGGCGGCGGAATTGGGGGTGGACCGGGACCGCGAGGTGCTGGCCGCGCGGCTCCAGAGCGCGCTGGCCGAGGTGCCCCGGACGCTGCGGCTCGGCCCGGTGGCTGCCCGGCTGCGCATCTGGTCCGAGCGGCGCCGGGCCGGCTCGCGCAGGGAGGTGCTCTCCGTATTGGACGGGCCCCGCTATCTGTCGCTGCTGAAGAGCCTGGACGCCCTCCTGGAGGCGCCGCCGCTGCGCCCGGGAGCCGACCGGCCGGCGCCGGAGATCGTGGGCGCGGCCGTGCTCAAGGACTACCGGCGGCTGGCCCGCCGGGTGGAGGCCGCGCTGGCGGCACCGGCCGGGCGGAAGCGGGACGAGGCGCTGCACGGCGCCCGCAAGGCCGCCAAGCGGACGCGGTACGCGGCGGAGGCCGCCCGTCCGGCGCTCGGCCGGCCGGCGAAGAAGTTCGCCCGACGGATCAAGAGGGTGCAGCAGCTGCTGGGCGACCACCAGGACAGCGTGGTGGCGCGCGGCGCGCTGCGCGAGCTCGCCACCCAGGCGCACAAGGCCGGTGAGGGCGGTTTCACCTTCGGTCTGCTCCACGGCCGCGAGGAGGCCCGCGCGGCGGACCGGGAGCGGGAGCTGCCGCGCCTGTGGAAGAAGGTCTCGCGGCGCAAGCACCGGGCCGCGCTCCGGCCGTGA
- a CDS encoding FtsW/RodA/SpoVE family cell cycle protein: protein MRRYTPELGTWGKLTARDSVLRKLDWILLLSCLVLSLMGSLLVFSATRNRTELNHGDEYYYFLHHLLNLGIGLALAAGTIWLGHRTLRGAVPILYALSVVLALLVLTPLGATINGSRSWLAIPGGFSLQPAEFAKITITLGMAMILASRVDAGDRPYPGHRTVVQALGLAAVPVGVIMLMPDLGSVMVLGAVILGVLLSSGASNRWILGLAGTGVVGCVAIWQLGLLDAYQIARFAAFANPSLDPAGVGYNTNQARIAIGGGGLTGSGLFHGSQTTGQFVPEQQTDFIFTVAGEELGFLGAGLIIVLLGVVLWRACRIARESTELYGTIVASGIIAWFAFQAFENVGMTLGIMPVTGLPLPFVSYGGTSMFAVWIAIGLLQSIRVQRPLSASR, encoded by the coding sequence ATCCGGCGCTACACCCCCGAGCTCGGCACCTGGGGCAAGCTGACGGCGCGCGATTCGGTGCTGCGCAAGCTGGACTGGATACTGCTGCTGTCCTGCCTGGTGCTGTCCCTGATGGGGTCGCTGCTGGTCTTCTCGGCCACCCGCAACCGCACCGAGCTCAACCACGGTGACGAGTACTACTACTTCCTGCACCATCTGCTGAATCTCGGCATCGGCCTGGCGCTGGCCGCCGGCACGATCTGGCTGGGGCACCGCACGCTGCGCGGCGCGGTCCCGATCCTCTACGCGCTGTCGGTCGTGCTGGCGCTGCTGGTGCTCACGCCCCTGGGCGCCACCATCAACGGCTCGCGTTCCTGGCTGGCGATCCCGGGCGGCTTCTCGCTCCAGCCCGCCGAGTTCGCGAAGATCACCATCACGCTCGGCATGGCGATGATCCTGGCGTCCCGGGTCGACGCGGGCGACCGCCCGTACCCGGGCCACCGCACCGTCGTCCAGGCCCTCGGTCTGGCCGCCGTCCCGGTCGGCGTGATCATGCTGATGCCGGACCTCGGCTCGGTCATGGTGCTCGGAGCCGTCATCCTGGGCGTACTGCTCTCCTCCGGCGCCTCCAACCGCTGGATCCTCGGGCTGGCCGGCACCGGCGTCGTGGGCTGTGTCGCGATCTGGCAGCTCGGCCTGCTGGACGCCTATCAGATCGCCCGCTTCGCCGCGTTCGCCAACCCGAGCCTCGACCCGGCCGGCGTCGGCTACAACACCAACCAGGCCCGGATCGCGATCGGCGGCGGCGGACTGACCGGCTCCGGTCTCTTCCACGGCAGCCAGACCACCGGCCAGTTCGTCCCCGAACAGCAGACGGACTTCATCTTCACCGTCGCCGGTGAGGAGCTCGGCTTCCTGGGCGCGGGCCTGATCATCGTGCTGCTCGGTGTGGTGCTGTGGCGCGCCTGCCGGATCGCGCGGGAGTCCACCGAGCTCTACGGCACGATCGTCGCCTCCGGCATCATCGCGTGGTTCGCCTTCCAGGCCTTCGAGAACGTCGGTATGACCCTCGGCATCATGCCCGTCACCGGCCTGCCCCTGCCGTTCGTCTCCTACGGCGGCACCTCCATGTTCGCGGTGTGGATCGCGATCGGGCTGCTCCAGTCGATCCGCGTGCAGCGCCCACTGTCGGCCTCGCGCTGA
- a CDS encoding Rne/Rng family ribonuclease, whose protein sequence is MLEPIEPTQSQDRGADDNHSPSDTLPPRRRRRAASRPAGPPVAEGAVEAEVVSTEATAPVADPALDEETTASAVTTGDEAKPARSRRRATRKVTSPAGAPQPADGEPAEAPAEPAAETPAAATETPQAEDAAPRRGRRRATRKVTAPAGSPQAEAPAEAVQEPAAVEETAPAAQPAAAPAAAEETEDAAPRRTRRRATRKVTAPAGTPQASDADAAAAESVEPAAPVAEEAPAPVAEEAPAPVAEEAPAPAEDAKPARARRRATRKATAPSGAPEAAEEVTEAEPEQAPAAETETAEAPRRRARRRGERAAEPVAEAPRAEEEPAKEAPQRGRRRAQRPPTAVFQAPVFTEPMFQTPETAAAAHAAARQEETAAEPAVEEQPAAGARRRRRRGAPAEPEQVSAAPVEEPEAEEAEAVAEPETEQAESGQGEDESGDRPSRRRRRGGRRRRRGESAEGADEQPAEGHGAEERESAQAEPEDADEQPEAEEEAEDQSGGGSSSSRRRRRRRRRTGDAGEPEANGTDDPERTVVKVREPRKKDESTSADEVQSIKGSTRLEAKKQRRREGREQGRRRVPIITEAEFLARREAVERVMVVRQSGERTQIGVLEDNVLVEHFVNKEQATSYVGNVYLGKVQNVLPSMEAAFVDIGKGRNAVLYAGEVNFEALGMSNGPRRIETALKSGQSVLVQVTKDPIGHKGARLTSQVSLPGRYLVYVPEGSMTGISRKLPDTERARLKQILKKIVPEDAGVIVRTAAEGASEDELARDVQRLQAQWEEIQKKAKAASTSSPSLLYGEPDMTVRVVRDIFNEDFSKVIVSGDEAWQTIHGYVAHVAPDLTDRLQKWTSDVDVFATYRIDEQLMKALDRKVWLPSGGSLVIDKTEAMIVIDVNTGKFTGQGGNLEETVTRNNLEAAEEIVRQLRLRDLGGIVVIDFIDMVLESNRDLVLRRMLECLGRDRTKHQVAEVTSLGLVQMTRKRVGQGLLESFSESCVHCNGRGVIVHMDQPTTAGGGGKRKKKGKGAQAEPHVHEVEAAEPTPDGGAPELEPAAVTEAELQPAVDGTDEWFSSPAEAEAAAGRGRGRRRASRKVSAPAGAPKAAEEAAEIVVPAEPAPAAEPETAPEPVAEAPAAEPAPARPRRRATRKATAPAGAPKAAEEAAEIVVAAEPAPAAEPVTEPEPAEVTEPVEGAEAEAEPAAKKTAKKATAKKAATKKTAAKKTTAKKTAAKKTTTAKKATAKKTTTKKATTKKAAAKKTAAAEESSVAQAEGAA, encoded by the coding sequence ATGCTCGAGCCCATTGAGCCCACGCAGTCCCAGGACCGTGGCGCCGACGACAATCACTCACCCAGCGACACACTGCCGCCGCGCCGCAGGCGCCGTGCGGCTTCCCGGCCGGCCGGTCCTCCGGTGGCCGAGGGCGCCGTCGAGGCCGAGGTGGTGAGCACCGAGGCCACCGCGCCCGTGGCCGATCCGGCCCTCGACGAGGAGACCACCGCCTCCGCGGTCACCACCGGGGACGAGGCCAAGCCCGCCCGCTCTCGCCGCCGCGCGACCCGCAAGGTCACCTCCCCGGCCGGGGCCCCGCAGCCGGCCGACGGCGAGCCGGCCGAGGCACCCGCCGAACCCGCCGCCGAAACCCCCGCGGCCGCCACCGAGACGCCGCAGGCCGAGGACGCCGCGCCGCGCCGCGGCCGCCGCCGGGCCACCCGCAAGGTCACTGCCCCCGCCGGCTCCCCGCAGGCCGAGGCCCCCGCCGAGGCGGTTCAGGAACCGGCCGCCGTCGAGGAGACCGCGCCCGCCGCGCAGCCCGCTGCCGCCCCGGCCGCCGCCGAGGAGACCGAGGACGCCGCACCGCGCCGTACCCGCCGCCGGGCGACCCGCAAGGTCACCGCTCCGGCCGGCACCCCGCAGGCGAGCGACGCCGACGCGGCCGCCGCCGAGAGCGTCGAGCCCGCCGCACCCGTCGCCGAGGAGGCCCCGGCCCCCGTCGCCGAGGAGGCCCCGGCCCCCGTCGCCGAGGAGGCCCCGGCCCCCGCCGAGGACGCCAAGCCGGCCCGGGCGCGCCGCCGTGCCACCCGTAAGGCCACCGCGCCCTCGGGCGCCCCGGAGGCCGCCGAGGAGGTCACGGAGGCGGAGCCCGAGCAGGCCCCGGCCGCCGAGACCGAGACCGCCGAGGCCCCCCGCCGCCGGGCGCGCCGCCGTGGTGAGCGTGCCGCCGAGCCCGTCGCCGAGGCGCCCCGCGCCGAGGAGGAGCCCGCCAAGGAGGCGCCGCAGCGCGGCCGCCGCCGGGCGCAGCGGCCCCCGACCGCCGTCTTCCAGGCGCCGGTCTTCACCGAGCCGATGTTCCAGACGCCGGAGACCGCGGCCGCCGCCCACGCCGCGGCCCGCCAGGAGGAGACCGCGGCCGAGCCGGCCGTGGAGGAGCAGCCCGCCGCCGGTGCACGCCGCCGTCGCCGCCGTGGCGCCCCGGCCGAGCCCGAGCAGGTGTCCGCCGCCCCCGTGGAGGAGCCGGAGGCAGAAGAAGCCGAAGCAGTGGCCGAGCCGGAGACCGAGCAGGCCGAGAGCGGCCAGGGCGAGGACGAGTCCGGCGACCGCCCCTCGCGCCGCCGCCGCCGTGGTGGCCGTCGCCGCCGTCGTGGTGAGTCCGCCGAGGGTGCCGACGAGCAGCCCGCCGAGGGCCACGGTGCCGAGGAGCGGGAGAGCGCGCAGGCCGAGCCCGAGGACGCCGACGAGCAGCCCGAGGCGGAGGAGGAAGCCGAGGACCAGTCGGGCGGCGGCTCCAGCAGCAGCCGCCGGCGCCGTCGCCGCCGCCGTCGCACCGGTGACGCCGGCGAGCCCGAGGCCAACGGCACCGACGACCCGGAGCGCACGGTCGTCAAGGTCCGCGAGCCCCGTAAGAAGGACGAGAGCACCAGCGCCGACGAGGTGCAGTCGATCAAGGGGTCGACGCGCCTGGAGGCCAAGAAGCAGCGCCGCCGCGAAGGTCGCGAGCAGGGCCGCCGCCGGGTGCCGATCATCACCGAGGCGGAGTTCCTCGCCCGCCGCGAGGCCGTCGAGCGGGTGATGGTCGTCCGCCAGAGCGGCGAGCGCACGCAGATCGGCGTCCTCGAGGACAACGTGCTCGTCGAGCACTTCGTCAACAAGGAGCAGGCGACCTCGTACGTCGGCAATGTCTACCTCGGCAAGGTGCAGAACGTCCTGCCGTCGATGGAGGCCGCCTTCGTCGACATCGGCAAGGGCCGCAACGCCGTGCTGTACGCCGGCGAGGTCAACTTCGAGGCGCTGGGCATGTCCAACGGTCCGCGCCGCATCGAGACCGCGCTGAAGTCCGGCCAGTCCGTGCTGGTGCAGGTCACCAAGGACCCGATCGGCCACAAGGGCGCCCGGCTCACCAGCCAGGTCTCGCTCCCCGGCCGCTACCTGGTCTACGTGCCCGAGGGCTCGATGACCGGTATCAGCCGCAAGCTCCCCGACACCGAGCGGGCGCGGCTGAAGCAGATCCTCAAGAAGATCGTTCCCGAGGACGCGGGCGTCATCGTGCGTACCGCCGCCGAGGGCGCGAGCGAGGACGAGCTGGCGCGCGACGTCCAGCGGCTGCAGGCGCAGTGGGAGGAGATCCAGAAGAAGGCCAAGGCCGCTTCGACCAGCTCCCCGTCGCTGCTCTACGGCGAGCCGGACATGACCGTCCGGGTCGTCCGCGACATCTTCAACGAGGACTTCTCCAAGGTCATCGTCAGCGGTGACGAGGCGTGGCAGACCATCCACGGCTATGTCGCGCACGTCGCGCCGGACCTCACCGACCGGCTGCAGAAGTGGACTTCGGACGTCGACGTCTTCGCCACGTACCGCATCGACGAGCAGCTGATGAAGGCGCTGGACCGCAAGGTCTGGCTGCCCAGCGGCGGTTCGCTGGTGATCGACAAGACCGAAGCGATGATCGTGATCGACGTCAACACCGGGAAGTTCACCGGTCAGGGCGGCAATCTCGAGGAGACCGTCACCAGGAACAACCTGGAGGCGGCCGAGGAGATCGTGCGTCAGCTGCGGCTGCGCGACCTCGGCGGCATCGTCGTCATCGACTTCATCGACATGGTGCTGGAGTCCAACCGGGACCTGGTGCTGCGGCGGATGCTGGAGTGCCTGGGCCGGGACCGGACGAAGCACCAGGTCGCCGAGGTCACCTCGCTCGGCCTGGTCCAGATGACCCGTAAGCGGGTCGGCCAGGGGCTGCTGGAGTCCTTCTCCGAGTCGTGTGTGCACTGCAACGGCCGCGGCGTCATCGTCCACATGGACCAGCCGACGACGGCCGGCGGCGGTGGCAAGCGCAAGAAGAAGGGCAAGGGCGCCCAGGCCGAGCCGCACGTCCACGAGGTCGAGGCCGCCGAGCCGACGCCGGACGGTGGCGCCCCCGAGCTGGAGCCCGCCGCCGTGACGGAGGCCGAGCTGCAGCCCGCGGTGGACGGGACCGACGAATGGTTCAGCAGCCCGGCCGAGGCCGAGGCGGCTGCCGGGCGCGGCCGTGGCCGCCGTCGGGCGAGCCGGAAGGTGTCCGCTCCGGCGGGCGCTCCCAAGGCCGCCGAGGAGGCCGCCGAGATCGTGGTGCCGGCCGAGCCGGCCCCGGCAGCCGAGCCGGAGACGGCCCCGGAGCCGGTCGCCGAGGCGCCGGCCGCGGAGCCCGCACCGGCCCGTCCGCGCCGCCGGGCGACCCGTAAGGCGACCGCTCCGGCGGGTGCCCCCAAGGCCGCCGAGGAGGCCGCCGAGATCGTGGTGGCCGCCGAGCCGGCGCCTGCGGCCGAGCCGGTCACCGAGCCGGAGCCGGCCGAGGTCACGGAGCCCGTCGAGGGTGCCGAGGCGGAGGCGGAGCCCGCGGCGAAGAAGACCGCGAAGAAGGCGACGGCCAAGAAGGCCGCCACCAAGAAGACCGCGGCGAAGAAGACCACGGCCAAGAAGACGGCGGCGAAGAAGACCACCACCGCCAAGAAGGCCACGGCGAAGAAGACCACCACCAAGAAGGCGACGACCAAGAAGGCGGCGGCCAAGAAGACCGCTGCTGCCGAGGAGTCGTCGGTGGCACAGGCGGAGGGCGCGGCGTAA
- a CDS encoding ATP-binding protein, whose product MHPSTAPVTRTPIRVAAGARPYVLTAPNTPTAPKAARDFVHAVLRRTALSPLLDTAVLLTSEAVTRAHLHTPRTADILLRMLTAGHGLRISVHDVTPARIPWPAPAAGGQPDDYGLLLADRLADDWGTAPSEEVPRSTSLWFELHLDR is encoded by the coding sequence GTGCACCCCTCAACCGCACCCGTCACCCGGACACCCATCCGCGTCGCGGCAGGCGCCCGCCCGTACGTACTGACCGCACCGAACACTCCCACCGCCCCGAAGGCCGCGCGCGATTTCGTCCACGCCGTCCTCCGTCGCACCGCGCTCTCCCCGCTCCTCGACACCGCCGTGCTGCTCACCTCGGAGGCGGTGACCCGCGCCCATCTGCACACCCCGCGGACCGCGGACATCCTGCTGCGGATGCTGACCGCCGGGCACGGCCTGCGGATCAGCGTCCACGACGTCACGCCGGCCCGGATCCCGTGGCCCGCACCGGCGGCCGGCGGGCAGCCGGACGACTACGGGCTGCTGCTGGCCGACCGGCTCGCCGACGACTGGGGCACGGCCCCGTCCGAGGAAGTGCCACGGTCCACCTCACTGTGGTTCGAGCTGCACCTCGATCGGTGA